From Coturnix japonica isolate 7356 chromosome 1, Coturnix japonica 2.1, whole genome shotgun sequence, the proteins below share one genomic window:
- the OPTN gene encoding optineurin isoform X5, translating to MSSKPQSRPAENGEHCRSKMENGMDSVAPPTLSTYTPEEMVQQMKELISENNELKEAMKLHNQAMKDRYEELSIWREKQKEEREFYETKFKEAKQCLLAKCAENEQLQQQLQSLKEREEGAEMEGCAAPEKEARQLKSKVQRLQAEKADLLAIISELQVKLNIATAEDSFVEIGMNEEVNRTAKENQDNRSEMASNIAVYMSKSADETKNLESEELTVSQLLCCLRNETQRREQLEKELQDHKERISKMENEASNCLESGTQTNQEEESSEAIGSEVESLKKQICALFKELQEAHEKLKEAELIQKKLQEKCQALERVNSAAAMELEEKQQLIYTIKKLELQVESVQAEVKLEQAKTQDEKTRYSSLQDAYNKLLPELTEAMKTISEMKAKELDRVDKAVVEELNAKVLLAEQALAAKQLQMDEMKQLIAKQEEDLETMAVLRAQMEVYCSDFHAERAAREKIHEEKEQLAVQLAYLLKEQQNLEDLGRSSLAEMQNRHGARAPDRERSPRLVQRGTGSQEWPEQRNISIYSCPKCEEILPDLDTLQIHVMDCIN from the exons ATGTCCAGCAAGCCTCAGAGCCGTCCTGCTGAAAATGGAGAGCATTGCAGGAGTAAAATGGAGAATGGAATGGACAGCGTGGCTCCCCCCACCCTCAGTACCTACACACCCGAAGAGATGGTACAGCAGATGAAAGAGCTTATTAGTGAGAACAATGAGTTAAAAG AAGCGATGAAGTTGCACAACCAAGCAATGAAGGACCGCTATGAGGAGCTTTCTATCtggagagagaagcaaaaagaagaacGAGAGTTTTACGAGACGAAGTTTAAAGAAGCCAAGCAGTGCTTGCTAGCCAAGTGTGCTGAaaatgagcagctgcagcaacagcTTCAGAGcttaaaggaaagagaagaaggagcTGAGATG gagggctgtgcagctcctgaGAAGGAGGCAAGGCAGCTCAAGTCCAAGGTGCAGCGGCTTCAGGCTGAGAAGGCAGATCTGTTAGCCAtcatttcagagctgcaggTCAAGCTGAACATCGCCACAGCGGAAGACTCCTTTGTGGAGATTGGAATGAAC gAAGAAGTAAATagaactgcaaaagaaaatcaagataATAGAAGTGAAATGGCCAGTAACATCGCTGTCTACAT GAGCAAATCTGCAGACGAGACCAAGAATTTGGAATCTGAGGAGCTGACTGTGAGCCAGCTGCTCTGTTGCCTTAGAAATGAAACTCAGAGGAGGGAACAACTCgagaaggagctgcaggatcACAAAGAGAG aatttCAAAGATGGAGAATGAAGCAAGCAACTGCCTGGAGAGCGGGACACAAACTAACCAGGAGGAGGAAAGTTCAGAGGCT attGGCAGTGAAGTGGAAAGtctgaagaaacagatttgTGCCCTCTTTAAAGAGCTCCAAGAGGCTCACGAGAAGTtaaaagaagcagaactgaTTCAGAAGAAGCTTCAAGAAAA GTGCCAAGCATTAGAAAGAGTAAACTCAGCTGCTGCAATGGAAttggaggagaagcagcagctcataTACACCATCAAGAAGCTGGAGCTTCAGGTGGAGAGTGTGCAGGCAGAGGTCAAGCTAGAACAAGCCAAGACACAGGATGAAAA GACAAGATACAGCAGCTTGCAGGACGCTTACAACAAACTCCTTCCTGAACTCActgaagcaatgaaaacaatCAGTGAAATGAAAGCCAAAGAG CTTGACAGGGTGGATAAAGCTGTGGTGGAAGAACTGAATGCAAAGGTGTTGCTGGCAGAACAAGCCcttgctgcaaagcagctccagaTGGATGAAATGAAGCAGCTAATTGCTAAGCAAGAGGAAGACCTTGAAACCATGGCTGTGCTCCGTGCTCAG ATGGAGGTTTATTGTTCTGATTTCCATGCCGAGAGGGCAGCAAGAGAGAAGATCCATGAGGAGAAGGAGCAGCTGGCTGTCCAGCTGGCATACCTGCtaaaagagcagcaaaacctTGAAGATCTTGGCCG AAGCTCTTTGGCAGAGATGCAGAATCGCCACGGAGCCAGGGCACCAGATCGAGAGCGCTCACCTCGCCTTGTCCAGAGAG GAACTGGTAGTCAAGAATGGCCAGAGCAGCGGAATATCTCAATATACTCCTGTccaaaatgtgaagaaattctGCCCGATCTGGACACGCTGCAGATTCACGTTATGGACTGCATTAATTGA
- the OPTN gene encoding optineurin isoform X3, whose amino-acid sequence MKWAVRPRLGMPRVAGERLRSTCAVLLPWDGEKGTKGFFYVLFPQGGSDRERLRLKVVTAEMSSKPQSRPAENGEHCRSKMENGMDSVAPPTLSTYTPEEMVQQMKELISENNELKEAMKLHNQAMKDRYEELSIWREKQKEEREFYETKFKEAKQCLLAKCAENEQLQQQLQSLKEREEGAEMEGCAAPEKEARQLKSKVQRLQAEKADLLAIISELQVKLNIATAEDSFVEIGMNEEVNRTAKENQDNRSEMASNIAVYIRSKSADETKNLESEELTVSQLLCCLRNETQRREQLEKELQDHKERISKMENEASNCLESGTQTNQEEESSEAIGSEVESLKKQICALFKELQEAHEKLKEAELIQKKLQEKCQALERVNSAAAMELEEKQQLIYTIKKLELQVESVQAEVKLEQAKTQDEKTRYSSLQDAYNKLLPELTEAMKTISEMKAKELDRVDKAVVEELNAKVLLAEQALAAKQLQMDEMKQLIAKQEEDLETMAVLRAQMEVYCSDFHAERAAREKIHEEKEQLAVQLAYLLKEQQNLEDLGRSLAEMQNRHGARAPDRERSPRLVQRGTGSQEWPEQRNISIYSCPKCEEILPDLDTLQIHVMDCIN is encoded by the exons ATGAAATGGGCTGTGCGGCCCAGGCTGGGAATGCCCCGAGTAGCTGGGGAGAGACTGAGGAGCACCTGCGCTGTTCTTCTGCCCTGGGACGGAGAGAAGGGAACAAAAGGGTTTTTTTATGTGTTATTCCCACAGGGAGGGTCTGACAGGGAAAGGCTCCGTCTGAAAG TGGTCACTGCAGAGATGTCCAGCAAGCCTCAGAGCCGTCCTGCTGAAAATGGAGAGCATTGCAGGAGTAAAATGGAGAATGGAATGGACAGCGTGGCTCCCCCCACCCTCAGTACCTACACACCCGAAGAGATGGTACAGCAGATGAAAGAGCTTATTAGTGAGAACAATGAGTTAAAAG AAGCGATGAAGTTGCACAACCAAGCAATGAAGGACCGCTATGAGGAGCTTTCTATCtggagagagaagcaaaaagaagaacGAGAGTTTTACGAGACGAAGTTTAAAGAAGCCAAGCAGTGCTTGCTAGCCAAGTGTGCTGAaaatgagcagctgcagcaacagcTTCAGAGcttaaaggaaagagaagaaggagcTGAGATG gagggctgtgcagctcctgaGAAGGAGGCAAGGCAGCTCAAGTCCAAGGTGCAGCGGCTTCAGGCTGAGAAGGCAGATCTGTTAGCCAtcatttcagagctgcaggTCAAGCTGAACATCGCCACAGCGGAAGACTCCTTTGTGGAGATTGGAATGAAC gAAGAAGTAAATagaactgcaaaagaaaatcaagataATAGAAGTGAAATGGCCAGTAACATCGCTGTCTACAT CAGGAGCAAATCTGCAGACGAGACCAAGAATTTGGAATCTGAGGAGCTGACTGTGAGCCAGCTGCTCTGTTGCCTTAGAAATGAAACTCAGAGGAGGGAACAACTCgagaaggagctgcaggatcACAAAGAGAG aatttCAAAGATGGAGAATGAAGCAAGCAACTGCCTGGAGAGCGGGACACAAACTAACCAGGAGGAGGAAAGTTCAGAGGCT attGGCAGTGAAGTGGAAAGtctgaagaaacagatttgTGCCCTCTTTAAAGAGCTCCAAGAGGCTCACGAGAAGTtaaaagaagcagaactgaTTCAGAAGAAGCTTCAAGAAAA GTGCCAAGCATTAGAAAGAGTAAACTCAGCTGCTGCAATGGAAttggaggagaagcagcagctcataTACACCATCAAGAAGCTGGAGCTTCAGGTGGAGAGTGTGCAGGCAGAGGTCAAGCTAGAACAAGCCAAGACACAGGATGAAAA GACAAGATACAGCAGCTTGCAGGACGCTTACAACAAACTCCTTCCTGAACTCActgaagcaatgaaaacaatCAGTGAAATGAAAGCCAAAGAG CTTGACAGGGTGGATAAAGCTGTGGTGGAAGAACTGAATGCAAAGGTGTTGCTGGCAGAACAAGCCcttgctgcaaagcagctccagaTGGATGAAATGAAGCAGCTAATTGCTAAGCAAGAGGAAGACCTTGAAACCATGGCTGTGCTCCGTGCTCAG ATGGAGGTTTATTGTTCTGATTTCCATGCCGAGAGGGCAGCAAGAGAGAAGATCCATGAGGAGAAGGAGCAGCTGGCTGTCCAGCTGGCATACCTGCtaaaagagcagcaaaacctTGAAGATCTTGGCCG CTCTTTGGCAGAGATGCAGAATCGCCACGGAGCCAGGGCACCAGATCGAGAGCGCTCACCTCGCCTTGTCCAGAGAG GAACTGGTAGTCAAGAATGGCCAGAGCAGCGGAATATCTCAATATACTCCTGTccaaaatgtgaagaaattctGCCCGATCTGGACACGCTGCAGATTCACGTTATGGACTGCATTAATTGA
- the OPTN gene encoding optineurin isoform X2 — protein sequence MKWAVRPRLGMPRVAGERLRSTCAVLLPWDGEKGTKGFFYVLFPQGGSDRERLRLKVVTAEMSSKPQSRPAENGEHCRSKMENGMDSVAPPTLSTYTPEEMVQQMKELISENNELKEAMKLHNQAMKDRYEELSIWREKQKEEREFYETKFKEAKQCLLAKCAENEQLQQQLQSLKEREEGAEMEGCAAPEKEARQLKSKVQRLQAEKADLLAIISELQVKLNIATAEDSFVEIGMNEEVNRTAKENQDNRSEMASNIAVYMSKSADETKNLESEELTVSQLLCCLRNETQRREQLEKELQDHKERISKMENEASNCLESGTQTNQEEESSEAIGSEVESLKKQICALFKELQEAHEKLKEAELIQKKLQEKCQALERVNSAAAMELEEKQQLIYTIKKLELQVESVQAEVKLEQAKTQDEKTRYSSLQDAYNKLLPELTEAMKTISEMKAKELDRVDKAVVEELNAKVLLAEQALAAKQLQMDEMKQLIAKQEEDLETMAVLRAQMEVYCSDFHAERAAREKIHEEKEQLAVQLAYLLKEQQNLEDLGRSSLAEMQNRHGARAPDRERSPRLVQRGTGSQEWPEQRNISIYSCPKCEEILPDLDTLQIHVMDCIN from the exons ATGAAATGGGCTGTGCGGCCCAGGCTGGGAATGCCCCGAGTAGCTGGGGAGAGACTGAGGAGCACCTGCGCTGTTCTTCTGCCCTGGGACGGAGAGAAGGGAACAAAAGGGTTTTTTTATGTGTTATTCCCACAGGGAGGGTCTGACAGGGAAAGGCTCCGTCTGAAAG TGGTCACTGCAGAGATGTCCAGCAAGCCTCAGAGCCGTCCTGCTGAAAATGGAGAGCATTGCAGGAGTAAAATGGAGAATGGAATGGACAGCGTGGCTCCCCCCACCCTCAGTACCTACACACCCGAAGAGATGGTACAGCAGATGAAAGAGCTTATTAGTGAGAACAATGAGTTAAAAG AAGCGATGAAGTTGCACAACCAAGCAATGAAGGACCGCTATGAGGAGCTTTCTATCtggagagagaagcaaaaagaagaacGAGAGTTTTACGAGACGAAGTTTAAAGAAGCCAAGCAGTGCTTGCTAGCCAAGTGTGCTGAaaatgagcagctgcagcaacagcTTCAGAGcttaaaggaaagagaagaaggagcTGAGATG gagggctgtgcagctcctgaGAAGGAGGCAAGGCAGCTCAAGTCCAAGGTGCAGCGGCTTCAGGCTGAGAAGGCAGATCTGTTAGCCAtcatttcagagctgcaggTCAAGCTGAACATCGCCACAGCGGAAGACTCCTTTGTGGAGATTGGAATGAAC gAAGAAGTAAATagaactgcaaaagaaaatcaagataATAGAAGTGAAATGGCCAGTAACATCGCTGTCTACAT GAGCAAATCTGCAGACGAGACCAAGAATTTGGAATCTGAGGAGCTGACTGTGAGCCAGCTGCTCTGTTGCCTTAGAAATGAAACTCAGAGGAGGGAACAACTCgagaaggagctgcaggatcACAAAGAGAG aatttCAAAGATGGAGAATGAAGCAAGCAACTGCCTGGAGAGCGGGACACAAACTAACCAGGAGGAGGAAAGTTCAGAGGCT attGGCAGTGAAGTGGAAAGtctgaagaaacagatttgTGCCCTCTTTAAAGAGCTCCAAGAGGCTCACGAGAAGTtaaaagaagcagaactgaTTCAGAAGAAGCTTCAAGAAAA GTGCCAAGCATTAGAAAGAGTAAACTCAGCTGCTGCAATGGAAttggaggagaagcagcagctcataTACACCATCAAGAAGCTGGAGCTTCAGGTGGAGAGTGTGCAGGCAGAGGTCAAGCTAGAACAAGCCAAGACACAGGATGAAAA GACAAGATACAGCAGCTTGCAGGACGCTTACAACAAACTCCTTCCTGAACTCActgaagcaatgaaaacaatCAGTGAAATGAAAGCCAAAGAG CTTGACAGGGTGGATAAAGCTGTGGTGGAAGAACTGAATGCAAAGGTGTTGCTGGCAGAACAAGCCcttgctgcaaagcagctccagaTGGATGAAATGAAGCAGCTAATTGCTAAGCAAGAGGAAGACCTTGAAACCATGGCTGTGCTCCGTGCTCAG ATGGAGGTTTATTGTTCTGATTTCCATGCCGAGAGGGCAGCAAGAGAGAAGATCCATGAGGAGAAGGAGCAGCTGGCTGTCCAGCTGGCATACCTGCtaaaagagcagcaaaacctTGAAGATCTTGGCCG AAGCTCTTTGGCAGAGATGCAGAATCGCCACGGAGCCAGGGCACCAGATCGAGAGCGCTCACCTCGCCTTGTCCAGAGAG GAACTGGTAGTCAAGAATGGCCAGAGCAGCGGAATATCTCAATATACTCCTGTccaaaatgtgaagaaattctGCCCGATCTGGACACGCTGCAGATTCACGTTATGGACTGCATTAATTGA
- the OPTN gene encoding optineurin isoform X1: MKWAVRPRLGMPRVAGERLRSTCAVLLPWDGEKGTKGFFYVLFPQGGSDRERLRLKVVTAEMSSKPQSRPAENGEHCRSKMENGMDSVAPPTLSTYTPEEMVQQMKELISENNELKEAMKLHNQAMKDRYEELSIWREKQKEEREFYETKFKEAKQCLLAKCAENEQLQQQLQSLKEREEGAEMEGCAAPEKEARQLKSKVQRLQAEKADLLAIISELQVKLNIATAEDSFVEIGMNEEVNRTAKENQDNRSEMASNIAVYIRSKSADETKNLESEELTVSQLLCCLRNETQRREQLEKELQDHKERISKMENEASNCLESGTQTNQEEESSEAIGSEVESLKKQICALFKELQEAHEKLKEAELIQKKLQEKCQALERVNSAAAMELEEKQQLIYTIKKLELQVESVQAEVKLEQAKTQDEKTRYSSLQDAYNKLLPELTEAMKTISEMKAKELDRVDKAVVEELNAKVLLAEQALAAKQLQMDEMKQLIAKQEEDLETMAVLRAQMEVYCSDFHAERAAREKIHEEKEQLAVQLAYLLKEQQNLEDLGRSSLAEMQNRHGARAPDRERSPRLVQRGTGSQEWPEQRNISIYSCPKCEEILPDLDTLQIHVMDCIN, encoded by the exons ATGAAATGGGCTGTGCGGCCCAGGCTGGGAATGCCCCGAGTAGCTGGGGAGAGACTGAGGAGCACCTGCGCTGTTCTTCTGCCCTGGGACGGAGAGAAGGGAACAAAAGGGTTTTTTTATGTGTTATTCCCACAGGGAGGGTCTGACAGGGAAAGGCTCCGTCTGAAAG TGGTCACTGCAGAGATGTCCAGCAAGCCTCAGAGCCGTCCTGCTGAAAATGGAGAGCATTGCAGGAGTAAAATGGAGAATGGAATGGACAGCGTGGCTCCCCCCACCCTCAGTACCTACACACCCGAAGAGATGGTACAGCAGATGAAAGAGCTTATTAGTGAGAACAATGAGTTAAAAG AAGCGATGAAGTTGCACAACCAAGCAATGAAGGACCGCTATGAGGAGCTTTCTATCtggagagagaagcaaaaagaagaacGAGAGTTTTACGAGACGAAGTTTAAAGAAGCCAAGCAGTGCTTGCTAGCCAAGTGTGCTGAaaatgagcagctgcagcaacagcTTCAGAGcttaaaggaaagagaagaaggagcTGAGATG gagggctgtgcagctcctgaGAAGGAGGCAAGGCAGCTCAAGTCCAAGGTGCAGCGGCTTCAGGCTGAGAAGGCAGATCTGTTAGCCAtcatttcagagctgcaggTCAAGCTGAACATCGCCACAGCGGAAGACTCCTTTGTGGAGATTGGAATGAAC gAAGAAGTAAATagaactgcaaaagaaaatcaagataATAGAAGTGAAATGGCCAGTAACATCGCTGTCTACAT CAGGAGCAAATCTGCAGACGAGACCAAGAATTTGGAATCTGAGGAGCTGACTGTGAGCCAGCTGCTCTGTTGCCTTAGAAATGAAACTCAGAGGAGGGAACAACTCgagaaggagctgcaggatcACAAAGAGAG aatttCAAAGATGGAGAATGAAGCAAGCAACTGCCTGGAGAGCGGGACACAAACTAACCAGGAGGAGGAAAGTTCAGAGGCT attGGCAGTGAAGTGGAAAGtctgaagaaacagatttgTGCCCTCTTTAAAGAGCTCCAAGAGGCTCACGAGAAGTtaaaagaagcagaactgaTTCAGAAGAAGCTTCAAGAAAA GTGCCAAGCATTAGAAAGAGTAAACTCAGCTGCTGCAATGGAAttggaggagaagcagcagctcataTACACCATCAAGAAGCTGGAGCTTCAGGTGGAGAGTGTGCAGGCAGAGGTCAAGCTAGAACAAGCCAAGACACAGGATGAAAA GACAAGATACAGCAGCTTGCAGGACGCTTACAACAAACTCCTTCCTGAACTCActgaagcaatgaaaacaatCAGTGAAATGAAAGCCAAAGAG CTTGACAGGGTGGATAAAGCTGTGGTGGAAGAACTGAATGCAAAGGTGTTGCTGGCAGAACAAGCCcttgctgcaaagcagctccagaTGGATGAAATGAAGCAGCTAATTGCTAAGCAAGAGGAAGACCTTGAAACCATGGCTGTGCTCCGTGCTCAG ATGGAGGTTTATTGTTCTGATTTCCATGCCGAGAGGGCAGCAAGAGAGAAGATCCATGAGGAGAAGGAGCAGCTGGCTGTCCAGCTGGCATACCTGCtaaaagagcagcaaaacctTGAAGATCTTGGCCG AAGCTCTTTGGCAGAGATGCAGAATCGCCACGGAGCCAGGGCACCAGATCGAGAGCGCTCACCTCGCCTTGTCCAGAGAG GAACTGGTAGTCAAGAATGGCCAGAGCAGCGGAATATCTCAATATACTCCTGTccaaaatgtgaagaaattctGCCCGATCTGGACACGCTGCAGATTCACGTTATGGACTGCATTAATTGA
- the OPTN gene encoding optineurin isoform X4, with protein sequence MSSKPQSRPAENGEHCRSKMENGMDSVAPPTLSTYTPEEMVQQMKELISENNELKEAMKLHNQAMKDRYEELSIWREKQKEEREFYETKFKEAKQCLLAKCAENEQLQQQLQSLKEREEGAEMEGCAAPEKEARQLKSKVQRLQAEKADLLAIISELQVKLNIATAEDSFVEIGMNEEVNRTAKENQDNRSEMASNIAVYIRSKSADETKNLESEELTVSQLLCCLRNETQRREQLEKELQDHKERISKMENEASNCLESGTQTNQEEESSEAIGSEVESLKKQICALFKELQEAHEKLKEAELIQKKLQEKCQALERVNSAAAMELEEKQQLIYTIKKLELQVESVQAEVKLEQAKTQDEKTRYSSLQDAYNKLLPELTEAMKTISEMKAKELDRVDKAVVEELNAKVLLAEQALAAKQLQMDEMKQLIAKQEEDLETMAVLRAQMEVYCSDFHAERAAREKIHEEKEQLAVQLAYLLKEQQNLEDLGRSSLAEMQNRHGARAPDRERSPRLVQRGTGSQEWPEQRNISIYSCPKCEEILPDLDTLQIHVMDCIN encoded by the exons ATGTCCAGCAAGCCTCAGAGCCGTCCTGCTGAAAATGGAGAGCATTGCAGGAGTAAAATGGAGAATGGAATGGACAGCGTGGCTCCCCCCACCCTCAGTACCTACACACCCGAAGAGATGGTACAGCAGATGAAAGAGCTTATTAGTGAGAACAATGAGTTAAAAG AAGCGATGAAGTTGCACAACCAAGCAATGAAGGACCGCTATGAGGAGCTTTCTATCtggagagagaagcaaaaagaagaacGAGAGTTTTACGAGACGAAGTTTAAAGAAGCCAAGCAGTGCTTGCTAGCCAAGTGTGCTGAaaatgagcagctgcagcaacagcTTCAGAGcttaaaggaaagagaagaaggagcTGAGATG gagggctgtgcagctcctgaGAAGGAGGCAAGGCAGCTCAAGTCCAAGGTGCAGCGGCTTCAGGCTGAGAAGGCAGATCTGTTAGCCAtcatttcagagctgcaggTCAAGCTGAACATCGCCACAGCGGAAGACTCCTTTGTGGAGATTGGAATGAAC gAAGAAGTAAATagaactgcaaaagaaaatcaagataATAGAAGTGAAATGGCCAGTAACATCGCTGTCTACAT CAGGAGCAAATCTGCAGACGAGACCAAGAATTTGGAATCTGAGGAGCTGACTGTGAGCCAGCTGCTCTGTTGCCTTAGAAATGAAACTCAGAGGAGGGAACAACTCgagaaggagctgcaggatcACAAAGAGAG aatttCAAAGATGGAGAATGAAGCAAGCAACTGCCTGGAGAGCGGGACACAAACTAACCAGGAGGAGGAAAGTTCAGAGGCT attGGCAGTGAAGTGGAAAGtctgaagaaacagatttgTGCCCTCTTTAAAGAGCTCCAAGAGGCTCACGAGAAGTtaaaagaagcagaactgaTTCAGAAGAAGCTTCAAGAAAA GTGCCAAGCATTAGAAAGAGTAAACTCAGCTGCTGCAATGGAAttggaggagaagcagcagctcataTACACCATCAAGAAGCTGGAGCTTCAGGTGGAGAGTGTGCAGGCAGAGGTCAAGCTAGAACAAGCCAAGACACAGGATGAAAA GACAAGATACAGCAGCTTGCAGGACGCTTACAACAAACTCCTTCCTGAACTCActgaagcaatgaaaacaatCAGTGAAATGAAAGCCAAAGAG CTTGACAGGGTGGATAAAGCTGTGGTGGAAGAACTGAATGCAAAGGTGTTGCTGGCAGAACAAGCCcttgctgcaaagcagctccagaTGGATGAAATGAAGCAGCTAATTGCTAAGCAAGAGGAAGACCTTGAAACCATGGCTGTGCTCCGTGCTCAG ATGGAGGTTTATTGTTCTGATTTCCATGCCGAGAGGGCAGCAAGAGAGAAGATCCATGAGGAGAAGGAGCAGCTGGCTGTCCAGCTGGCATACCTGCtaaaagagcagcaaaacctTGAAGATCTTGGCCG AAGCTCTTTGGCAGAGATGCAGAATCGCCACGGAGCCAGGGCACCAGATCGAGAGCGCTCACCTCGCCTTGTCCAGAGAG GAACTGGTAGTCAAGAATGGCCAGAGCAGCGGAATATCTCAATATACTCCTGTccaaaatgtgaagaaattctGCCCGATCTGGACACGCTGCAGATTCACGTTATGGACTGCATTAATTGA